Proteins from a genomic interval of Chroococcidiopsis thermalis PCC 7203:
- the uvrB gene encoding excinuclease ABC subunit UvrB, translating to MMQFSLQAPFAPTGDQPSAIAQLVKSIQAGHRYQTLLGATGTGKTFTMAAVIEKIGKPTLVLAHNKTLAAQLCNELREFFPNNAVEYFVSYYDYYQPEAYIPVTDTFIEKSASINDEIDMLRHSATRSLFERRDAIVVASISCIYGLGMPAEYLRASIPLQVGMEVNQREILRSLASVQYNRNDVEMGRGKFRVRGDVLEIGPAYEDRIVRVEFFGDEIDAIRYVDPVTGEILQSLEALNIYPARHFVTPEDQLEFALEAIAAELKQRKAELEAENKLLEAQRIDQRTRYDLEMLREVGYCNGVENYSRHLAGRQAGEPPECLIDYFPNDWLLVVDESHVTVPQIRGMYNGDRARKLVLIDHGFRLPSAADNRPLKSEEFWAKVNQCVFVSATPGNWELEVSEGRVVEQVIRPTGVVDPEIFVRPTEGQIDDLLGEIKQRVDRRERTLVTTLTKRMAEDLTEYLQDHGIRVRYLHSEINSIERIEILQDLREGSFDVLVGVNLLREGLDLPEVSLVAILDADKEGFLRAERSLIQTIGRAARNVRGQAILYADNLTDSMAKAISETERRRAIQIEYNEKHGITPQQIVKKSSNAILSFLAVSRRLNAQELETVYEQASDLPLEQIPELITQLEAQMKEAAKNLEFEEAAKYRDRIKHLRDKLLGH from the coding sequence ATGATGCAATTTAGCCTTCAAGCGCCGTTTGCACCTACAGGCGATCAACCGTCGGCGATCGCTCAACTTGTAAAGTCCATTCAAGCCGGACATCGTTACCAAACTTTACTTGGAGCTACGGGAACGGGTAAGACCTTTACAATGGCTGCGGTTATTGAAAAGATTGGCAAGCCAACACTGGTACTCGCTCATAATAAAACCCTTGCTGCCCAACTTTGTAACGAGTTGAGAGAGTTTTTCCCAAACAATGCGGTGGAGTACTTTGTCAGTTACTACGATTACTACCAACCAGAAGCCTACATCCCCGTCACCGATACATTTATTGAAAAAAGCGCTTCGATCAACGACGAGATCGATATGCTACGCCACTCCGCCACGCGATCGCTCTTTGAACGGCGAGACGCGATCGTCGTTGCTTCCATCAGTTGTATTTACGGCTTGGGAATGCCAGCCGAATACCTCCGCGCCTCGATTCCCTTACAAGTGGGAATGGAAGTGAATCAGCGGGAAATTTTACGCAGCTTAGCATCCGTACAGTACAACCGCAACGATGTAGAAATGGGACGGGGAAAATTTCGCGTACGGGGTGACGTATTAGAAATTGGACCCGCTTACGAAGACCGAATTGTCAGAGTAGAATTTTTTGGAGACGAGATCGACGCGATTCGATATGTCGATCCGGTGACGGGGGAAATCCTTCAGAGTTTGGAAGCGTTGAATATTTACCCAGCGCGACACTTTGTCACTCCAGAAGACCAGTTAGAATTTGCACTGGAAGCGATCGCGGCAGAACTAAAACAGCGTAAAGCCGAATTAGAAGCAGAGAATAAGTTACTAGAAGCACAACGCATTGACCAGCGGACGCGCTATGACTTAGAAATGTTGCGTGAAGTCGGCTACTGTAATGGCGTAGAAAACTATTCCCGTCACCTAGCGGGAAGACAAGCAGGGGAACCGCCAGAGTGTTTGATCGATTATTTCCCGAACGATTGGCTGTTGGTAGTAGATGAGTCTCACGTTACCGTACCCCAAATTCGGGGGATGTACAACGGCGATCGCGCCCGTAAGTTAGTCTTGATCGATCACGGTTTCCGCCTACCCAGCGCCGCTGACAACCGCCCGTTAAAATCAGAAGAATTTTGGGCAAAGGTGAACCAGTGCGTCTTTGTCTCCGCAACTCCTGGGAATTGGGAATTAGAGGTTTCAGAGGGACGAGTAGTAGAACAAGTGATTCGTCCTACAGGTGTAGTCGATCCAGAAATTTTCGTCCGTCCTACCGAGGGGCAAATTGACGATCTTTTAGGTGAAATTAAACAGCGGGTGGATCGGCGCGAACGGACGCTGGTAACAACCCTGACAAAGCGAATGGCAGAAGACCTGACAGAATATCTTCAAGACCACGGGATTCGCGTCCGCTACCTCCACTCCGAGATTAATTCGATCGAACGGATCGAGATTTTACAAGATTTGCGCGAAGGTAGTTTTGATGTCTTGGTAGGAGTGAACCTGTTGCGGGAAGGATTGGACTTACCCGAAGTCTCGCTAGTGGCAATTTTAGACGCAGATAAAGAAGGTTTCTTGCGGGCAGAGCGATCGCTAATTCAAACTATCGGTAGGGCAGCCAGAAACGTGCGGGGACAGGCGATTTTGTACGCCGATAACCTCACAGATAGCATGGCAAAGGCGATCTCGGAAACAGAACGACGACGGGCAATTCAAATCGAATATAACGAAAAGCACGGGATTACGCCCCAGCAGATCGTGAAAAAATCGAGTAACGCGATTTTATCCTTCTTAGCCGTGTCGCGTCGTTTAAACGCCCAAGAATTAGAAACTGTTTACGAACAAGCCAGCGATTTACCCTTAGAACAGATTCCAGAATTAATTACCCAACTGGAAGCACAGATGAAAGAAGCAGCAAAAAATCTAGAATTTGAAGAGGCAGCAAAATATCGCGATCGCATCAAGCATTTGCGGGATAAATTGCTGGGACATTAA
- a CDS encoding CsbD family protein yields MSAEDRAKATAKNIEGKAQEALGNITGDPEDKAEGKAKQAEGQTRHAAEDVKDEVKKNL; encoded by the coding sequence ATGAGCGCAGAAGATAGAGCAAAAGCTACTGCTAAAAATATTGAAGGAAAAGCCCAAGAAGCTTTAGGAAATATTACAGGCGATCCTGAAGATAAAGCAGAAGGCAAAGCTAAGCAAGCAGAAGGACAAACACGTCATGCTGCTGAAGACGTAAAAGATGAAGTGAAGAAGAACCTCTAA
- a CDS encoding Crp/Fnr family transcriptional regulator, translated as MSDSEANELYRKNHLLAALPTEEYQRLQPHLEVVCLSHRQILHEINELIEYVYFPTQALVSMVSLMEDGATIEVGVVGRDGMVGLPVCWGGGSVTTQAIVQIPGEAIGITADRLKAEFDRHGVLHRLILLYTQALFTQVAQTAACNSRHTVEQRLARWLLSIEDRIESEQLLLTQEFIAQMLGIRRSGVTVAATALQQAGMIRYSRGKIAIVDRQLLQSSACECYKVVKNEFDRLIRLTHNI; from the coding sequence GTGTCGGATTCTGAAGCTAACGAGCTTTATCGCAAAAATCACTTGCTGGCTGCTTTACCAACGGAGGAATACCAACGCCTACAACCTCACTTAGAAGTTGTCTGCTTATCTCATCGGCAGATTTTGCATGAAATTAACGAGCTAATCGAATACGTTTATTTTCCCACTCAGGCTTTAGTGTCTATGGTATCGCTGATGGAGGACGGAGCGACAATAGAAGTTGGTGTAGTGGGAAGAGATGGTATGGTGGGTTTACCAGTCTGCTGGGGAGGTGGCAGCGTCACAACTCAGGCGATCGTGCAGATTCCTGGTGAGGCGATCGGAATAACAGCCGATCGCCTCAAAGCCGAATTCGATCGCCACGGAGTGCTACACCGGCTCATACTGCTCTATACCCAAGCTTTGTTTACTCAAGTAGCTCAAACAGCTGCTTGTAACAGCCGCCACACTGTAGAGCAGCGCTTGGCGCGGTGGTTGCTATCAATTGAAGATCGAATTGAGTCCGAGCAATTGTTACTGACTCAAGAATTTATCGCTCAAATGTTAGGTATCCGCCGTTCTGGAGTGACTGTAGCGGCTACAGCTTTACAACAAGCGGGAATGATTCGATATTCTCGGGGCAAAATTGCTATAGTCGATCGCCAACTGCTGCAATCTAGTGCCTGCGAGTGTTACAAAGTCGTCAAAAATGAGTTCGATCGCTTGATACGTTTAACACATAATATTTAA
- a CDS encoding Crp/Fnr family transcriptional regulator, with the protein MSGSELDRKVNQKDLNNRLLSALSQEAYCSLQSHLEIVSLAFKQVLFQPQERIPYVYFPTSCLVSLLTVMTDGTAVEVGVVGNDGMAGIPLFLGTDISNFKAIVQIPGEAIRLRADVFKQAIAQVDTLSLWIQRYINLLLIQIAQTSACNSRHPVEQRCCRWLLMMHDSARDDKFELTQEFLAQMLCVRRASVTEVALKLQKIGLLQYNRGKMTICDRQGLEATACECYGLLRAERDRLFG; encoded by the coding sequence ATGAGTGGATCTGAACTCGATCGAAAAGTTAATCAAAAGGATCTAAACAATCGCTTACTATCTGCTTTATCTCAAGAAGCCTATTGCAGCCTCCAATCTCATCTCGAAATTGTTTCTTTGGCATTCAAGCAGGTTTTGTTTCAGCCACAAGAGCGAATACCTTATGTCTATTTTCCAACGAGTTGTTTAGTTTCCCTCTTAACCGTTATGACAGACGGTACTGCCGTAGAGGTAGGTGTTGTAGGTAACGATGGCATGGCAGGGATTCCCTTATTTTTGGGAACCGACATATCTAACTTTAAGGCGATCGTTCAAATTCCAGGGGAAGCAATACGGCTGAGAGCCGATGTCTTCAAGCAAGCGATCGCTCAAGTCGATACTCTATCGCTCTGGATACAACGGTATATCAATCTGCTCCTAATCCAAATTGCTCAAACATCTGCTTGTAACAGCCGCCATCCCGTCGAACAACGATGCTGTCGCTGGTTGCTGATGATGCACGATAGTGCCAGAGACGATAAATTTGAATTGACCCAAGAGTTTTTAGCTCAAATGCTTTGCGTGCGCCGCGCTAGCGTGACAGAGGTGGCATTAAAACTGCAAAAAATAGGCTTACTTCAATATAATCGCGGTAAGATGACAATTTGCGATCGCCAAGGTTTAGAGGCGACAGCGTGCGAGTGTTACGGTTTGCTACGAGCAGAACGCGATCGCTTGTTTGGCTGA
- a CDS encoding ChaB family protein, which produces MAYNNVEELPAEITEKLPQHGQQIFLAAFNAAQSDGMSEDAATNVAWNSVSQEYEQGEDGQWHQKPEDPAVHDKSTVSGGN; this is translated from the coding sequence GTGGCTTACAACAATGTAGAAGAATTACCGGCAGAAATTACCGAAAAGTTACCCCAACACGGACAGCAGATCTTTTTAGCCGCATTTAATGCCGCACAGTCAGATGGGATGAGTGAAGACGCTGCAACGAACGTTGCTTGGAACAGCGTTAGCCAAGAATACGAACAAGGGGAAGATGGTCAGTGGCATCAGAAACCAGAAGATCCCGCAGTACACGATAAGTCTACCGTATCTGGTGGTAATTAG